The following DNA comes from Thermogemmatispora onikobensis.
GGCTACCCTCGATCCTCACCAGCAGGGTCTTATCACGCTGCGCGTGCAGGCCGCGGGCATCTGGGCCTACCGCCTCGACCCTCAAGAGCGCCAGCGACTGGCAAACCTGATTAAAGGGAAATCCAAAGATCAGGCGCTGGCTCTGCTCAGACAGCAGCCAGGGATTCAGAGTGTCTCGCTCGCTCTCAGCGGCAACGGGTCCCGCCTGCCGGATAATCCCGGCTCGATTAGCATCCACGTAGCCACGGTCGCCGGTCTGAAAGCCTCGCCACTGCCGACGATCTCCCCCTCCCCGGCTACGCGCCTGGCTCAGCCCGCTAGCAGGAGTACGCCCTCAGTGATTCCTTCTCCTCTTCCCAGGACCTCCGCTACAGCGATAACCCCTACTGTCCCTTAACTGGGGTCGGACTACCGGAACGGGACCATAACCAACGATCTTGCGTTTGACTGATTGCTACGCTCTGAACGGCTGCCAGGCCCTCGCCCCCTTCTGTCTTCTCTTGTTATCAGATTTCTATATATACATTGATCTGTCATAGCCCGTGTCCATACTGAGAGCAGAAAGGAAAGTGACGGATCAGCATATATGCTCGTTGCAATGGAGACGCACATCAGGAAAGGAGTGGACTTCTGTGAGTCGCATTATTGTTCAGAGCGAAAAGGTTATCTCTGGTAAGCCAGAAGATATCTACGCGATTCTAGCTGACTATAAGGGCCGTCATCCGCAGATTCTGCCAGCTAACTTCCAGGACTATCGGGTTGAGCAGGGCGCCCAGGGCGAGGGCACAGTGGTGAGCTTTCGTTTGCACGCTGGCGGACGGGAACGTCTCTACCGCATGCGGGTGAGCGAGCCAGTACGGGGCCAAACCCTGACAGAGAGTGATCTCAATTCCTCACTGATCACAACCTGGACGGTCACGCCGCTCGACGATGGGCAACGTACGCAGGTACGCATTGCCACAATGTGGGAAGGAGGCAGTGGCCTCGGCGGTTTCTTTGAGCGCCTCTTCGCTCCTTTGGGCTTGCGACGGATCTATAACCAGACCCTGGCTTCGCTGGCGGCTGTGGTCGAAGGTCGAC
Coding sequences within:
- a CDS encoding SRPBCC family protein; this encodes MSRIIVQSEKVISGKPEDIYAILADYKGRHPQILPANFQDYRVEQGAQGEGTVVSFRLHAGGRERLYRMRVSEPVRGQTLTESDLNSSLITTWTVTPLDDGQRTQVRIATMWEGGSGLGGFFERLFAPLGLRRIYNQTLASLAAVVEGRPAEGRRPSSPVLLLPLLALLIALPLLIRLFQQRRRRSKLPARVVPASKLKEARSRLREARHQAARALPRLRSLRA